One genomic segment of Pseudomonas fortuita includes these proteins:
- a CDS encoding cupin domain-containing protein, translated as MSDFITVLRETCPTPVVDATKWKRIGGDPHTVNLNAYLSADGSKIMGTWICTPGKFEVNYEKWEFCHFLDGYCIITPEGEEPKHLKAGDVFVIEPGMKGTWEVVETVRKYFVFA; from the coding sequence ATGTCCGATTTCATCACCGTCCTGCGCGAAACCTGCCCGACGCCGGTCGTGGACGCCACCAAGTGGAAGCGCATCGGCGGCGATCCGCACACCGTCAACCTCAATGCCTACCTGTCGGCCGACGGCAGCAAGATCATGGGCACCTGGATCTGCACCCCGGGCAAGTTCGAGGTCAACTACGAGAAGTGGGAGTTCTGCCACTTCCTCGATGGCTACTGCATCATCACCCCGGAAGGCGAAGAGCCGAAGCACCTGAAGGCCGGCGACGTGTTCGTGATCGAACCAGGTATGAAAGGCACCTGGGAAGTGGTCGAGACCGTGCGCAAGTATTTTGTCTTCGCCTGA